One segment of Thermus oshimai DSM 12092 DNA contains the following:
- a CDS encoding TRAP transporter substrate-binding protein: MERRRFLAKVGVGVVASAFFGARAQASPQVRWRLASSYPRSLDTLYGGAEDLAARVAELTGGRFQIRVYQAGEIVPGGQVLDAVQQGTVEAGHTYGPFYVGKNPALAFDGGVPFGMTYRQHNAWMLFGGGLELLRGLYADFGVIQFPGGNTGAQMGGWFRKEIKALSDLRGLRMRIPGLGGLVMGRLGVVPQTLAAGDIYPALERGTIDATEFSGPYDDEKLGFYKVARYYYYPSFWEPSAQLSFLVSLREWQRLPKEFQEAFQVAAAEVNLTMMAKYDAQNPGALDRLLKAGVRLRKWPAEIMKKALEEARALYEEQAAKDATYRKIYGAYWAFRGEQYRWFAVAELGYETFAFPSL, from the coding sequence GGCGCCTGGCCTCGAGCTACCCCCGGAGCCTGGACACCCTCTACGGGGGCGCGGAGGACCTGGCGGCCCGGGTGGCGGAGCTCACGGGGGGGCGGTTCCAGATCCGGGTCTACCAGGCGGGGGAGATCGTGCCCGGGGGGCAGGTGCTGGACGCGGTGCAGCAGGGCACGGTGGAGGCCGGGCACACCTACGGGCCCTTCTACGTGGGGAAGAACCCGGCCCTGGCCTTTGACGGGGGCGTGCCCTTCGGCATGACCTACCGCCAGCACAACGCCTGGATGCTCTTCGGGGGCGGGCTGGAACTCCTCCGGGGGCTTTACGCCGACTTCGGGGTGATCCAGTTCCCCGGGGGGAACACCGGGGCCCAGATGGGGGGTTGGTTCCGCAAGGAGATCAAGGCCCTTTCCGACCTAAGGGGCCTCAGGATGCGCATCCCCGGCCTTGGGGGGCTGGTGATGGGGCGGCTTGGCGTGGTGCCCCAGACCCTGGCCGCGGGGGACATCTACCCCGCGCTGGAGCGGGGCACCATTGACGCCACGGAGTTCTCCGGGCCCTACGACGACGAGAAGCTGGGCTTTTACAAGGTGGCCCGGTACTACTACTACCCCTCCTTCTGGGAGCCCTCCGCCCAGCTTTCCTTCCTGGTTTCCCTAAGGGAGTGGCAACGCCTGCCCAAGGAGTTCCAGGAGGCCTTCCAGGTGGCCGCGGCCGAGGTCAACCTCACCATGATGGCCAAGTACGACGCGCAGAACCCGGGGGCCCTAGACCGCCTCCTGAAGGCCGGGGTCCGCCTCCGGAAGTGGCCCGCGGAGATCATGAAAAAGGCCCTGGAGGAGGCCCGGGCCCTTTACGAGGAGCAGGCGGCCAAGGACGCCACCTACCGCAAGATCTACGGCGCCTACTGGGCCTTCCGAGGGGAGCAGTACCGCTGGTTCGCGGTGGCCGAGCTGGGCTACGAGACCTTCGCCTTCCCCAGCCTCTAG
- the fdhF gene encoding formate dehydrogenase subunit alpha has translation MRTTCPYCGVGCQLEPEVRAGRVVRVLAPDLPPNHGALCVKGRFGLDFPFSGKRLLYPMLRERKGAPLRRVSWEEALDFAAHRLHETLKAHGPEALAVFPSAKTTNEEVYLAQKLARVLLSTHNVDHCSRLCHSSSTAALSRALGGASMTNPLEDIWKTDLFLVVGSNTTETHPVIAAMIKKRVRQGARMIVVDPRYTGMAEAATLWLRVRPGTDLFLLNAMARVVVEEGLWNRAYVEERTEGFQAWAESLAPYTLERAEEVTGVPGERIREAARLYATTERAGAYWAMGVTQHTKGTATAQALVNLALATGKVGREGAGLNPLRGQNNVQGAGDMGALPDVLPGYAKVAEEEARRRFEAFWGVPLSPKPGLRMTEVFEAIPEVKAIYLIGEDPMTSEPFQDHTKAQLEALPFLIVQDILENETTPFADVVFPAASFLEKEGTFTNTDRRVQRVRRVLDPPGEARPDWWITRELGRRLAALSGRPWPLHEGPEAIWEEIRRALPGMMGGISYRRLEKEGVRWPCPSEDHPGEAVLFRERFNTPSGRARFFPVDYTPPAETPDEAYPLTLSTGRVLFHWHGGTLSRNSRLEAAYPELKVEVNPRDAARLGIADGERVFVVSRRGRIQARAWVTDRTPEGVVYAPFHFAEAPANRLTQDALDPISRIPEYKVSAVRLEKLD, from the coding sequence CTGGAGCCCGAGGTGCGGGCGGGCCGGGTGGTCCGGGTCCTGGCCCCGGACCTCCCCCCCAACCACGGGGCCCTGTGCGTGAAGGGCCGCTTCGGCCTGGACTTCCCCTTCTCCGGGAAGCGCCTCCTTTACCCCATGCTCCGGGAGCGGAAGGGGGCCCCCTTAAGGCGGGTGAGCTGGGAGGAGGCCCTGGACTTCGCCGCGCACCGGCTTCACGAAACCCTAAAGGCCCACGGCCCCGAGGCCCTGGCGGTCTTCCCCTCCGCCAAGACCACCAACGAGGAGGTCTACCTGGCACAGAAGCTGGCCCGGGTGCTCCTTTCCACCCACAACGTGGACCACTGCTCGAGGCTCTGCCACTCCTCCAGCACCGCGGCCCTAAGCCGCGCCCTGGGCGGGGCCAGCATGACCAACCCCCTGGAGGATATCTGGAAGACCGACCTCTTCCTGGTGGTGGGCTCCAACACCACGGAAACCCACCCGGTCATCGCCGCCATGATCAAGAAGCGGGTGCGCCAGGGGGCGAGGATGATCGTGGTGGACCCCCGGTACACGGGGATGGCCGAGGCCGCCACCCTGTGGCTCCGGGTGCGCCCGGGCACCGACCTCTTCCTCCTCAACGCCATGGCCCGGGTGGTGGTGGAGGAGGGGCTTTGGAACCGGGCCTACGTGGAGGAGCGCACGGAGGGCTTCCAGGCCTGGGCGGAAAGCCTCGCCCCCTACACCCTGGAACGGGCGGAGGAGGTCACAGGGGTGCCGGGGGAGCGGATCCGGGAGGCCGCCCGCCTCTACGCCACCACGGAGCGGGCCGGGGCCTACTGGGCCATGGGGGTCACCCAGCACACCAAGGGCACGGCCACCGCCCAGGCCCTGGTGAACCTGGCCCTGGCCACGGGCAAGGTGGGCCGGGAAGGGGCGGGGCTCAACCCCTTGCGGGGCCAGAACAACGTCCAGGGGGCGGGGGACATGGGGGCCCTGCCCGACGTCCTCCCCGGCTACGCCAAGGTGGCGGAGGAGGAGGCAAGGAGGCGGTTTGAGGCCTTCTGGGGCGTCCCCCTAAGCCCTAAGCCGGGCCTGCGCATGACGGAGGTCTTTGAGGCCATCCCCGAGGTGAAGGCCATCTACCTCATCGGGGAAGACCCCATGACCTCCGAGCCCTTCCAGGACCACACCAAGGCCCAGCTGGAGGCCCTCCCCTTCCTCATCGTCCAGGACATCCTGGAGAACGAGACCACCCCCTTCGCGGACGTGGTCTTCCCCGCGGCCAGCTTCCTGGAAAAGGAGGGGACCTTCACCAACACCGACCGCCGGGTCCAGCGGGTGCGGCGGGTCCTGGACCCCCCGGGGGAGGCCCGGCCCGACTGGTGGATCACCCGGGAGCTGGGGCGGAGGCTCGCCGCCCTCAGCGGCCGCCCCTGGCCCCTCCACGAAGGCCCCGAGGCCATCTGGGAGGAGATCCGGCGGGCCCTCCCCGGGATGATGGGGGGGATCAGCTACCGCAGGCTGGAGAAGGAAGGGGTGCGCTGGCCCTGCCCCTCCGAGGACCACCCGGGGGAGGCGGTGCTCTTCCGGGAACGCTTCAACACCCCCTCGGGCCGGGCCCGCTTCTTCCCCGTGGACTACACCCCCCCGGCGGAGACCCCCGACGAGGCCTACCCCCTCACCCTCTCCACGGGCCGGGTCCTCTTCCACTGGCACGGGGGAACCTTGAGCCGGAACAGCCGCCTCGAGGCCGCCTACCCCGAGCTCAAGGTGGAGGTGAACCCCCGGGACGCCGCCCGGCTGGGCATCGCGGACGGCGAGCGGGTTTTCGTGGTGAGCCGCCGGGGACGGATCCAGGCCCGGGCCTGGGTGACGGACCGCACCCCCGAGGGCGTGGTCTACGCCCCCTTCCACTTCGCGGAGGCCCCCGCCAACCGCCTCACCCAAGACGCCCTGGACCCCATCAGCCGCATCCCGGAGTACAAGGTGAGCGCCGTGCGGCTGGAGAAGCTGGACTAG